A stretch of the Ostrea edulis chromosome 9, xbOstEdul1.1, whole genome shotgun sequence genome encodes the following:
- the LOC130050570 gene encoding uncharacterized protein LOC130050570, with the protein MVAFPIRLNATLDLFMTNRPSLVDKCTPAPGVGDHDIVLVTSSASVRRSRPVQHKIHLWNRADLKTMKEECRILTNKFLAGFNNTNPVEDIWAYIKTSLLGLQDQHVPSKMSSPRYSQPWVNRSVKRANRKKKRSLWKARKTKNDKDIQRYHRLKKESRSACKAAYDTYIKNMISPDATSNPKRFWSFIKVMKSDTTGVAPLKDSAGMTHSDSSRKANILNKQFSSVFNKDERTYAIPDKGRSPYEDMPSITIGLEGLRKLLSNLQIHKATGPGGVACTLPGISKPSIYSSRVEDRTCGTYLQKGEKNKAENYRPDLAFNIHSKGQADVILTDFSKAFDKVPHKRLLYKLDHYGIRHNHLQWIKDFLVGRTQQVLLEGVTSSKAPIQSGVPQGSVLGPLLFVSFINDLPDCVSEGSTARLFADDCVFYRNIRKKKDAFKLQEDLEALQQWEVNWLMEFHPKKCQVLHVTNKRKCVEYPYNIHGHTLEVVDSAKYLGVNIHKSLTQHINHITKRANSTSAFLRRNIHQCPRETKALCYKALVRPLLEYASVIWDPHTTENINKIDMVQRRAARMVMNDFRTTSSVSSMIQQLNWPLLQERRAQVRSIMMYRIVYQLVDIPSTLLIPTISPRGNNIIFLVPYVRTTVYQKSGFFPDGIRIWNSLPSEAVNATSLDSFKCQIQSISIRP; encoded by the exons ATGGTAGCCTTCCCAATACGTCTAAATGCCACACTGGATCTTTTCATGACTAATAGGCCATCTCTGGTAGACAAATGCACACCAGCACCAGGTGTTGGCGACCATGATATTGTACTTGTTACATCCTCTGCCTCAGTCAGACGTTCAAGGCCTGTACAGCACAAAATCCATTTATGGAATAGGGCTGATCTGAAAACCATGAAAGAGGAGTGTCGCATCCTGACCAACAAGTTCCTGGCAGGGTTTAACAACACCAACCCTGTAGAAGATATCTGGGCCTATATCAAAACAAGTTTACTTGGCTTACAAGACCAGCACGTCCCATCTAAGATGTCGTCACCAAGATACTCGCAACCATGGGTTAATCGAAGCGTAAAGAGGGCCAACCGGAAAAAGAAGCGCAGCTTGTGGAAAGCGAGGAAAACCAAGAATGACAAGGACATCCAGAGATACCATCGTTTGAAGAAGGAGTCAAGATCAGCATGTAAGGCAGCATATGACACATACATAAAGAACATGATCAGCCCAGATGCAACATCAAACCCTAAAAGATTCTGGAGTTTTATTAAGGTCATGAAATCTGATACCACAGGAGTAGCACCACTGAAGGATTCTGCTGGAATGACCCACTCCGACAGTAGCAGGAAGGCCAACATCCTTAACAAACAGTTTTCATCGGTCTTTAACAAAGACGAGCGAACATATGCCATCCCAGACAAAGGTCGCAGCCCTTATGAGGACATGCCGTCCATAACAATTGGACTCGAAGGTCTGAGAAAGTTGCTCTCCAACCTCCAGATCCACAAAGCAACTGGTCCAGGTGGAGTTGCCT GTACTCTTCCAGGCATCTCTAAACCAAGCATCTATTCCAGTAGAGTGGAAGACAGGACATGCGGTACCTATTTACAAAAAGGGGAGAAGAATAAAGCGGAAAATTATCGTCCG GACTTAGCTTTTAACATCCACTCCAAAGGCCAAGCTGACGTCATCTTAACAGACTTTTCAAAGGCCTTCGACAAAGTTCCTCACAAGCGTCTTCTGTATAAGTTAGACCACTATGGGATTAGACACAATCATCTGCAATGGATCAAAGACTTCCTTGTAGGCCGGACCCAACAAGTGTTACTGGAGGGCGTTACATCATCTAAAGCCCCAATACAATCAGGAGTCCCCCAGGGTAGTGTGCTTGGACCATTGCTGTTCGTGTCGTTTATTAATGACCTACCAGATTGTGTCTCAGAGGGATCAACAGCAAGATTATTTGCAGATGACTGTGTCTTCTACAGGAATATCAGAAAGAAGAAGGACGCCTTCAAGCTTCAAGAAGACCTAGAAGCTCTACAGCAATGGGAGGTTAATTGGTTAATGGAGTTCCACCCCAAGAAATGTCAAGTACTGCATGTCACCAACAAAAGGAAGTGTGTAGAATACCCCTACAACATCCATGGACACACCCTTGAAGTGGTTGATTCTGCCAAGTACCTTGGGGTTAATATCCACAAGAGTTTGACTCAGCACATCAACCATATCACCAAGAGAGCAAACTCAACATCAGCTTTTCTACGACGTAACATCCATCAATGCCCACGTGAGACCAAAGCCCTATGCTATAAGGCATTAGTCCGTCCCTTGCTGGAATATGCAAGTGTTATCTGGGACCCGCATACgacagaaaacatcaataagaTTGATATGGTACAGAGGAGAGCTGCTAGAATGGTAATGAATGATTTTAGGACAACCAGCAGTGTCTCCAGTATGATCCAGCAACTCAACTGGCCCTTACTACAGGAGCGCAGAGCCCAGGTCAGGAGTATTATGATGTACCGTATTGTGTATCAGCTGGTTGACATACCATCTACACTCCTGATACCAACCATTTCTCCAAGAGGGAACAACATCATCTTCCTTGTGCCGTATGTCAGGACTACAGTTTACCAGAAATCGGGGTTTTTTCCAGATGGGATTAGGATTTGGAACTCTTTACCATCTGAGGCTGTCAATGCAACATCCTTAGACAGCTTCAAGTGCCAGATCCAGTCCATCAGTATCCGACCATAG